In the genome of Ancylomarina subtilis, one region contains:
- a CDS encoding carboxypeptidase-like regulatory domain-containing protein, whose product MKSIHIVLICLSCFVLLPFISNAQNSEKGESFILSGKVIDAATLEGIPYSHIKIDDTYWGVICDSLGFFKVQIKPNQSLKVSSLGFAEQIIPVTSEITDGTAFQELQLNRTSYMLEEVDIYSLGTWSQFKENFVNMELPEEKNVTGGWDFGNMKQYMQAALAMDRPGVGVGISINRKFKDRKQREHVAKLKLTEGKINILKTKFNKQLVQDITGETGERLNALMVYINEREHFTYQTRDIYIAQRIKALYDTFAMEYVDGEYEYALDDSTKTLRNHLRPGN is encoded by the coding sequence TTGAAATCGATTCATATTGTCCTCATATGTTTAAGCTGCTTTGTGCTGCTGCCCTTTATTTCCAATGCGCAAAATTCAGAAAAAGGTGAGAGCTTCATTCTTTCAGGTAAGGTGATTGATGCGGCAACACTTGAAGGTATCCCATATTCTCATATTAAAATTGACGATACATACTGGGGCGTTATCTGCGATAGTCTGGGTTTCTTTAAAGTTCAAATTAAGCCCAATCAAAGTTTAAAGGTATCATCCTTGGGATTTGCTGAACAAATAATTCCTGTAACCTCTGAGATAACAGATGGTACAGCATTTCAGGAGTTGCAATTGAACAGGACTTCGTATATGCTCGAAGAAGTTGATATTTATTCATTAGGAACCTGGAGTCAGTTTAAAGAGAATTTTGTGAATATGGAGTTGCCTGAAGAAAAGAATGTAACGGGAGGTTGGGACTTTGGTAATATGAAGCAATATATGCAGGCAGCTTTAGCTATGGATAGACCAGGTGTTGGAGTAGGCATATCTATTAATCGAAAGTTTAAAGATAGAAAGCAAAGAGAACATGTTGCTAAATTAAAATTAACAGAGGGTAAGATCAATATATTGAAAACCAAGTTTAATAAACAATTGGTGCAGGATATTACCGGTGAAACAGGAGAAAGACTTAATGCTCTTATGGTTTATATAAACGAAAGGGAACACTTTACCTATCAAACTCGTGATATTTATATCGCTCAAAGAATAAAAGCTCTGTATGATACTTTTGCTATGGAATATGTTGATGGGGAATACGAGTATGCTCTGGATGATAGCACAAAGACGCTGAGAAATCACCTTCGTCCTGGAAATTAG